In one window of Lynx canadensis isolate LIC74 chromosome B3, mLynCan4.pri.v2, whole genome shotgun sequence DNA:
- the LOC115517066 gene encoding LOW QUALITY PROTEIN: leucine-rich repeat and fibronectin type-III domain-containing protein 5-like (The sequence of the model RefSeq protein was modified relative to this genomic sequence to represent the inferred CDS: inserted 4 bases in 4 codons; deleted 3 bases in 3 codons), translating into MDLQGHYGVSAVGKKRDRLLNLIYNGKFLFYLFFIGIAVRAQICPKRCVCQILSPNLATLCAKKGLLFVPPNIDRRTVELRLADNFVTNIKRKDFANMTSLVDLTLSRNTISFITPHAFADLRNLRALHLNSNRLTKXTNDMFSGLSNLHHLILNNNQLTLISSTAFDDVFALEELDLSYNNLETIPWDAVEKMVSLHTLSLDHNMIDNIPKGTFSHLHKMTRLDVTSNKLQKLPPDPLFQRAQVLATSGIISPSTFALSFGGNPLHCNCELLWLRRLSREDDLETCASPALLTGRYFWSIPEEEFLCEPPLXTRHTHEMRVLEGQRATLRCKARGDPEPAIHWISPEGKLISNATRSLVYDNGTLDILITTVKDTGAFTCIASNPAGEATQTVDLHIIKXPHLLNSTNHIHEPDPGSSDISTSTKSGSNASSSNGDPKMSQDKIVVAEATSSTAXLKFNFQRNIPGIRMFQIQYNGTYDDTLVYRMIPPTSKTFLVNNLAAAGTMYDLCVLAIYDDGITSLTATRVVGCIQFTTEQDYVRCHFMQSQFLGGTMIIILVGIIVASVLVFIIILMIRYKVCNNNGQHKVTKVSNVYSQTNGAQIQGCSVTLPQSMSKQAVDMKRMPSVCKVANDNVIQSSETCSSQDSSTTTSALPPTWTSSTSVSQKQKRKTGTKPSTEPQNEAVTNVESQNTNRNNSTALQLASRPPDSVTEGPTSKRAHSKPNALLTNVDQIVQETQRLELI; encoded by the exons ATGGACCTTCAAGGACATTATGGAGTGTCTGCAGTGGGCAAGAAAAGGGATAG GCTCTTAAATCTGATCTACaatggaaaatttcttttttatctgtttttcattGGCATAGCAGTGAGAGCTCAGATCTGTCCAAAGCGTTGTGTCTGTCAGATTTTGTCTCCTAATCTCGCAACCCTTTGTGCCAAGAAAGGGCTTTTATTTGTTCCACCAAACATCGACAGAAGAACTGTGGAGCTGCGGTTGGCAGACAATTTTGttacaaatattaaaaggaaagattttgCCAATATGACTAGCTTGGTGGACCTGACTCTATCCAGGAATACAATAAGTTTTATC ACACCTCATGCTTTTGCTGACTTGCGAAATTTGAGGGCATTGCATTTGAATAGCAACAGATTGACTA TTACAAACGATATGTTCAGTGGGCTTTCCAATCTCCATCATTTGATACTGAACAACAATCAGCTGACTTTAATCTCTTCTACAGCATTTGATGATGTCTTTGCCCTTGAGGAGCTGGACCTGTCCTACAATAATTTAGAAACGATTCCTTGGGATGCAGTTGAAAAGATGGTTAGCTTGCACACCCTTAGTTTGGATCATAATATGATTGATAATATTCCCAAAGGGACTTTCTCCCACTTGCACAAGATGACTCGGCTTGATGTAACATCAAATAAATTGCAGAAGCTACCACCTGATCCTCTC TTTCAGCGAGCTCAGGTACTAGCAACCTCAGGAATAATCAGCCCATCAACTTTTGCATTAAGTTTCGGTGGAAACCCTTTGCATTGCAATTGTGAATTGTTGTGGTTGAGACGTCTGTCCAGAGAAGATGACCTAGAGACTTGTGCTTCTCCAGCACTTTTAACTGGCCGCTATTTTTGGTCAATTCCTGAGGAAGAGTTTTTATGTGAACCTCCTC ATACTCGTCATACGCATGAGATGAGAGTGCTGGAAGGTCAAAGGGCAACCCTGAGGTGCAAAGCCAGGGGGGACCCTGAACCTGCAATTCACTGGATTTCTCCTGAAGGGAAGCTTATTTCAAATGCAACAAGATCTCTGGTGTATGATAACGGAACACTTGATATTCTTATCACGACTGTGAAGGATACAGGTGCTTTTACCTGCATTGCTTCCAATCCTGCTGGGGAAGCAACACAAACAGTGGATCTTCATATAATTA CTCCTCACTTACTCAACAGTACAAACCATATCCACGAGCCCGATCCTGGTTCTTCAGATATCTCAACTTCTACGAAGTCAGGTTCTAATGCAAGCAGTAGTAATGGTGATCCTAAAATGAGTCAAGATAAAATTGTAGTAGCAGAAGCGACATCATCCACGG cacttaaatttaattttcaaagaaatattccTGGAATACGTATGTTCCAAATCCAGTATAATGGTACTTATGATGACACCCTTgtttacag AATGATACCTCCCACGAGCAAAACTTTTCTTGTCAATAACCTGGCTGCTGCTGGAACTATGTATGACCTGTGTGTCTTGGCAATATATGATGATGGCATCACTTCGCTCACTGCCACGAGAGTCGTGGGTTGCATCCAGTTTACTACGGAACAAGATTATGTGCGATGCCACTTCATGCAGTCCCAGTTTTTGGGAGGCACCATGATTATTATATTGGTGGGAATAATTGTAGCATCTGTGCTGGTTTTCATCATCATCCTAATGATCCGGTATAAGGTTTGCAACAATAAC GGGCAACACAAGGTCACCAAGGTCAGCAATGTCTACTCTCAAACTAATGGGGCTCAAATCCAAGGCTGTAGTGTAACGCTGCCCCAGTCCATGTCCAAACAAGCTGTGGACATGAAGAGAATGCCCAGTGTTTGTAAAGTTGCCAATGACAATGTGATACAATCTTCGGAAACTTGTTCAAGTCAGGACTCCTCTACCACTACCTCTGCTTTGCCTCCTACCTGGACTTCAAGCACTTCTGTGTcccagaagcagaaaagaaagactgGCACAAAGCCAAGTACCGAACCACAGAATGAAGCCGTCACAAATGTTGAGTCCCAAAACACTAACAGGAACAACTCAACTGCATTGCAGTTAGCTAGTCGACCTCCTGATTCTGTCACAGAGGGGCCCACATCTAAAAGAGCACATTCAAAGCCAA ATGCTTTGCTGACTAATGTTGACCAGATTGTCCAGGAAACACAG